A genomic window from Algoriphagus sp. Y33 includes:
- the rpsG gene encoding 30S ribosomal protein S7 has protein sequence MRKAKPKKRYILPDPKFNDTLVTRFVNNLMVDGKKSIAYRIFYDAVEKVESKVGENGLEVWKKALNNISPSVEVKSRRVGGATFQVPMEVRPDRKIALGMKWMISYARKRGEKTMMDRLAGEIIAASKGEGAGVKKKDDTHRMAEANKAFSHFRF, from the coding sequence ATGAGAAAAGCGAAACCAAAGAAGAGATATATTCTTCCTGATCCAAAGTTCAACGACACCCTAGTGACTAGGTTTGTGAACAATCTAATGGTAGATGGGAAGAAGAGTATTGCTTACAGAATTTTCTACGACGCAGTAGAAAAGGTAGAATCCAAAGTAGGTGAGAATGGTCTTGAAGTTTGGAAAAAAGCGCTAAACAATATTTCTCCATCCGTAGAGGTGAAGAGTCGTAGAGTTGGTGGTGCTACATTCCAGGTTCCAATGGAAGTCAGACCTGACAGAAAGATTGCCTTAGGAATGAAATGGATGATCAGCTATGCCAGAAAAAGAGGAGAGAAAACAATGATGGACAGACTAGCCGGCGAAATTATCGCTGCTTCCAAAGGCGAAGGTGCCGGTGTGAAGAAGAAAGATGATACGCACAGAATGGCTGAGGCCAACAAAGCATTCTCTCACTTTAGATTTTAA
- the rpsL gene encoding 30S ribosomal protein S12 produces the protein MPTIQQLVRKGRTTLETKSKSRALDACPQRRGVCTRVYTTTPKKPNSAMRKVARVRLTNGKEVNAYIPGEGHNLQEHSIVLIRGGRVKDLPGVRYHIIRGALDTAGVKDRKQGRSKYGAKRPKAGKGAPAAPAKKR, from the coding sequence ATGCCTACTATTCAACAGTTAGTACGAAAAGGTAGAACTACACTGGAGACCAAATCAAAATCAAGAGCTTTGGATGCATGTCCACAGCGAAGAGGAGTTTGTACCAGAGTATACACTACAACCCCTAAGAAGCCAAACTCTGCAATGAGAAAAGTGGCGAGGGTGAGATTGACAAACGGAAAAGAAGTGAATGCTTACATTCCTGGAGAAGGTCACAATCTACAAGAGCACTCGATCGTATTGATCAGGGGTGGTCGTGTGAAAGATCTACCGGGTGTGAGATATCACATCATCCGTGGTGCACTAGATACCGCAGGAGTAAAAGACCGTAAGCAAGGTCGCTCTAAGTATGGTGCTAAAAGACCGAAGGCAGGAAAAGGTGCTCCAGCTGCTCCGGCGAAGAAAAGATAA
- a CDS encoding DUF3467 domain-containing protein: MQDDNKKVDQQINVELSEEVAEGVYSNLAMIAHSNSEFVIDFIRLMPGVPKAKVKSRIIVTPDHAKRLLSALKDNIDKYEAAFGKINQSGGAPQFPISFGTPGEA, encoded by the coding sequence ATGCAAGACGACAACAAAAAAGTAGATCAGCAGATCAATGTAGAACTTTCTGAAGAAGTGGCAGAGGGCGTTTATTCCAATTTGGCGATGATCGCACATTCCAATTCGGAATTTGTGATCGACTTTATCCGCCTGATGCCGGGCGTACCGAAGGCGAAAGTGAAGTCAAGGATTATCGTGACTCCTGATCACGCAAAGCGATTGCTTTCAGCGCTAAAAGACAATATCGATAAATACGAGGCTGCTTTTGGGAAGATTAATCAATCCGGAGGAGCGCCGCAGTTTCCGATTAGTTTCGGTACGCCGGGAGAGGCGTAA